The region TGGCTTTTAAAATTCCCGAATCGAGTAAGAGAAGCTCTGTTGATTTAGATGTGTTCGCTTATAAAAATCCCGAATCGAGTTATAAACACCTTGTTGGTTTTGATCTTCGGAGCGAGGAACTCAGTTTAGTTGAATTGCCGGATTTTTGTTTAGATGGGGAAGCCAATGTCGACGTAAAAGCCCTGGGAGGTTACCTCTGTTTGACTGCAACTCATAGGGACATGTTTGTTTCGGGTGATCTATGGATAATGAAGGAATATGGGGTTAAAGAATCTTGGGTTAAATTGATATCGACTACCCAACTTGACTTTCTTCCAGGTTCTCCATTTGTAGTACCTTTGGCTTTTTCAAAGAATGGTAACAAAGTATTATTCCACAAGAAAAGCTGTAAGGGCGACATGGACAGCGACAGCCTTGTGTGGTATGATTTGGGAAGCGAAAGGGTTGAGAAGGTTGGGATTGAAGGTCTTCCACGTGCCTATGATGTGCACTTGTATGTTGAGAGCTTTGTCCCTCTTAATGAAAGTGTCCCTCGTAATTACAGTCGCCCCATAGGTAAATTTTCTGTATTTAATTGCATTTCTCTTTGTTATGTTATGATTTTccatttatatttttctttctagaaattaaaatagaggtaatttttctttatttaattgcTTTCTTTTATGGAAATATGTGTTGCAATATGAATTTCCATTTATGTTTCTCtttgtagaaattaaaataaatgtctttaaCATCTAATTATAGTACcgattaacttttttttttgaatgacaGCTCTAGAACCTCGAGAAAAGCGTATGGCAGCTCTAGAAGCTCGTGAAAAACGTATTTTTACATCAAAAAGTAGATTTGTAAATAACAGCTCGAGAAAAGCGTACTTCTACGGCAGAAGATAAATTTGTCTAAAAAACTTTACTCTTTACTTAATCTTATAATAAGAGAAAAGATATGAGGGTTTCTCGATTACTTTATGAGTatggtattattatttttatgtatcgGAGGAtgatatcattatatttttatttggtatcacttttatatttattattaaataaattaacattgaatagaaaatattttctttcttgTACCTATTTCTTATATTACTCAATTGATCAAGTGTTTGAAATTGTTCTTATTTCTATTataagttgtaaataaaaaatatttatgattatGACATAATACCATGGTGAAATACATTAATAATTGGTGACTAATAGTATAGGTGTCATTATTTGTTCTTCTATCTATGGatgcaataatatatatatgttaatggtGAGTTGAATGCGTATGTAGaccatatttatataatttgtaaatgtggagggttaattttattgaattgttaAGAAATAGGGCCAAAATGATAAAATGTGCAAGTTCGATGACTAAATGTGTTAATATATCAATTAGAAAAAGGCTACATCATCATCCTTCTTTAATGGAAAGTGACCAAAACAGAACTAATTGAAAATGttagtgatgaaattgaaagtttttgtAATTTGATAGCTAAAAACGCGCTAATAATTGAGACCCTCTTTATTTTTACAATAAATATAATCAATAAGATATATTGAATCTagtcaataattttatttttattttggtcactgaaAATGAAATACTTGTAATTTTGTCAGCCAACTAAGCATTAAATCTCTAATGACGAGTAATTGCACATGCCACATCAAGTTAacgctttcattttagtcatctcaaaaatattctttttctaaatattgGTCaaggcaaaaaaaattaaagattaaagtgaaaaaaaattcgaaCAGTAATATTTAAGCAACGATTCGATGATCAATACAATAAATTAATACCCAACGACGAAAAGAAGAATATACATTAAATCCAAGTTGATCTGACGATCAATGTCGAAGATCGAAGAAGAAagctatttgaattttaatttatagaTTCGTGATGCTTAAAGcggtttcatgaaaaaaaaattgaagagtaGAAGAGAAAAGGAGTGAAAACTTTCGATTAGTGCAAACAATGTAAACGGAGAAGACCATaaacaacaatgattttaacaagttaatgacttaaatgaaaactttcaaataattttataatcattttataattatgtgaTTAAAACGTAAACTTATTAGTAATTTAGTGAACATGATTTACCCTAAAAAAACAATGTTAAGTACCAAGATTGGAGCAGGACATGGGATTACAAATTTTGAAAGCTAGGAGGATAGAGAGGGTGGTATAATCATGCAATAGATTAAGGCGGAGTTGCAGTGTGTCATCGCCTTGATCATGGTGTTGAAAACATAATGAACAGCGAATACGGAGTGGGCATAGGCGGAGAAGCCCAGAGAAGAACGTGTTTCAATGAATTGGCTGAGAAGAAGCTTGTCGTGATGGAGGGCTGTTCGAACCATGGATCCATGAGCCGTCTCAACATGATTAAGGTTAGAGCAATGCTTTAGTAAGTAAAACAATCTCTCTCTCATTCGCTAATGCCACTAAGATAAAAAGCAGCGCCAGTACTGTTCTTTCTTATTCATGCTGCAATGGAGGACCTGAGCCAGATCATTTGTGCAAAGCTTTGGCTTAACGGTGTAATTGAGTGTAGGCTCGATACCTGgctttagctaaatggaataccAATTTCTAAACTTGAGAAAGGAGTTTATACTTAAACATGGGTAGCttaataataattgaaaatataatttgATGATATAAgactatatttaaataaaaagtttGATCGGGATTTGAGCTTTGAAATTGATTAGAATGCTTGGATTAGATTTGAATGGAATTACTTAAGCTTAAGCTCGACATGAATAATTGGAGTTATATAGTTTGTAAATCTCTTACTCGAATCACCAATtcagctatgaaattaaataaatatatcttttttttacttataattaatattattataataggactttttatgtgtttacaacatctttaattaaaaattcaaaaatcgaATGTGTATTCAGttttttcataatataaaaatatattaaataaaaatttgattagaTTCAATATTTGATTAGGATACTTGAATTCGACTTCAACAgaaatacaataattaaataaaaaataaacttacctTTAAAATCATTGTTTTTCATGCTATGCTTTTCTCTACTGCTAGACCCTTGAAAAACTTTTCTTCTTTGATTAACCTACACATCCAAAATCTCTTGAAAATGGCGACCCTCTCCCATGATATGACTCTTGACATCTTACGCTGTTTAAGTGTAAATGATCTTTTACGCTTTAAATGCGTTTCAAAGTTCTGGTGTTCTTGGATCGAGGATCCATATTTCATCAAACTTCACCTCTCCTATTCCCTAAAAACCAATACCAATCGCTCCCTTATTGTCCGTTACTGTAAGTACCAGTTCTTGTCCGTCAATTACGACTCACCCAAAACAACTCGAAGTCTCAAGCAGCCACTCAGTGAGCAAAAAAAATACATTCAAATATTGGGTTCTTGCAATGGTTTGCTGGCTGTAGAAGACGACGACGGTAGAATATTACTATGGAACCCCACAACGAGAAAATACCAGGTATTACCTTCGACTGAAATAGAGTTTCCATCTCCTCCGATACGCTGTTCCCGTTCAACTTATTACGGATTTGGGTACGATCCCGTTTCTGATGACTACAAATTGGTTCGAATTGTCCAATTACTTGGAGCAAAGGATGAATATTTTCATTCTGAAGCTAAGGTTTACAGCTTGAGGAGCAATTCTTGGAGAAGGATTAAAGATTtctgcttttattttatttcctatcgACAATTAGGGTTTTTGGCTAACAATGTTTTACATTTGTTGGCTTTTAAAACTCCCGAATCGAGTAAAAAAGACCTTGTTGGTTTTGATCTTCGGAGCGAGGAATTCAGTTTAGTTGAATTGCCAGATTTTTGTTTAGATGAGAATATCTATTTCGACGTAAAAGCCATGGGTGGTTACCTTTGTTTGTCTGCAACTTATTGGGAATTAGGTGACATTGTGGCTGATGTATGGATAATGAAGGAATATGGGGTTAAAGAATCTTGGGTTAAATTGATGTCGTCTACCTATCCTGACCTTCTTCTATGTTCTCCATCTGAAGTACCTTTGGCTTTTTCAAAGAATGGTGACAAAGTATTATTCCACTTTAAACTCAATCGGGACAGAAGGGACAGTCTTGTGTGGTATGATTTGGGAAGCAAAAGGGTTGAGGAGGTTGGGATTAGAGGTGTTCCAATTGTCTACGATGTCGACTTGTATGTTGAGAGCCTTGTACCTCTTAATCTGAATCCCCCCAGAggtaaattttctttatttaattgcATTCTTTTATGGAAATATGTGTTGTGTTTCTATTATTTGTACGTTGCAATATGAATTTCTCTTTCTAGAAATTAAAATAGATGTCTTTTAACATCCGATTATAGCActgaataacttttttttatgacAGTTCGAAAAAAACGTACTTCTAcatcaaaaaaaaagttttgtcCAGAAAGAGGTAAATGTTAAACGAAATTTGTTTCTTGATTACTTTACGAGtatgttatcattatttttatgtaTTGGAGGAtggtattattatatttatatttggtgttataattaaaaatccaaaaattgaACATGtgttcaataatattaaaatacaagtTTGTTATCATTTCTATATTCactattaaataaattaacattGAACAGATAATATTTTCTTTCACCCATGTAATGAGTGCGATAAAATCTAGTATATATTAAACAACACAAATACCAtggatttcattttatttatttatttttatttaattcctttttcttttatgtatATGTGTTTATTAGATTACTAATTGATTTAAGAGTTTAAAATCACTCTTATTTCTATTTATAATttgtaatgaaaaaaaaatttattcaattgattAATAATTTGAATTAGTTGTTATTTCTATTAAAGTTTGTAAATTTATGATTATTACATAATACCATGCTGAAATACATTAATAATTGGTGACTAATAGTATAGGTCTCATTATTTGTTGATCTATCTATGGAtgcaatgatatatatatatatgttagtggTGAGTTTAATATGTATGTGGACCaaatttatataatttgtaaatatggagggttaattttattaaattgttaagAATTAGGACCAAAATGATAAAATGTGTAAGTGTCTGACTAAATGTGTATGTGGACCaaatttatataatttgtaaatgaGGAGGGTTAATTTTATTAGATTGTTAAGAATTTAGACTAAACTGATAAAATGTGTAAGTGTTGATGACTAAATGTGttaatatatcaattaaaaaaaagctATATCGTCATCCTTCTTTAATGGAAAGTGATCAAAACAGAACTAACCGAAAATGttagtgatgaaattgaaagtttttgtAATTTGATAGCTAAAACAAAAAAACATGCTAATATTTGAGACCCTTTTTGTTTATACAGTAAATATAATCAATAAGATAAGATATTaaatctaattaataattttatttttattttggtcggTCAAAATGAAATACTTGCTATTTTGTCACCCAACTtttaaaacacttttattttagtcacccaaaCGTTAAATCTCCAACGACGATTAATTGTACATGCCACATGAAGGTAACGCTTTCATTTTGGTtactcaaaaaaatattattttttaaaatattgatcgagacaaaaaaagattaaagtgaaaaaaagtTCGAATAGTAATCTCTAAGCGACAATTCGATGACCGGTACAGTGGATTAGTACCCATTGACGAGTAGAAGAATATACCTTAAATCCAAGTTAGTCGAACGATCAATGTCAAAGATCAGAGTAGAAAggtatttgaattttaatttatagaTTTGTGGTGCTTAAAGcagttttatgaaaaaaaatgaacagTAGAAGAAAAAGGTAATGAAAGCTTTCGATTGGTGCAAGCAATGCAAACAGAGAAGGCTATATACAATAATGATTTTAACAAGTTAGTGACTcgaatgaaaactttcaaataattctatgatcattttataattctgtgatcaaaacgtaaacttattaataatttagtgaactAAGTGTGGTTTACCCTAAAAAACAAGATTAAGTACTAAGATTGGAGCAGGACATGGGATTGCAAATTTTGCAAGAGAGGAGGATAGAGAGGGTGGTATAATCATGCAATAGATTAAATTGTAGTGTCTCTGTTTTGTTATGGCTATGGATTTTTAACATTCATTTTTATTATGCAGACAACAGTATTTCCCTTCCATTAGCTGATCCCAACTTCCATGGCCACACTTCACTTAACGCAGCCACACCAAAACAAAACATTCGTCATCGATACCCATAAGCGATCAACTTTGGGTCATTTTCTTTTTCCCTAATGATGGAGGCTTTGAGCAGTACCTTCAATGACTATGAATAGACAGAAACAAAAGATaacagaaaaagatgaaaaatagaagaagagaaaagtaTTTTAATCTTTATTTCATAAAACTAAAAACCTACCTTTTACATAGAAGACTTCACTATTTATAGGGAACTAAGATGAATAACTGAAGCAGCAACGAGTTAGCTGAATTAGTCTTACTAACCACCTGATCATGACTTATAATCCTATTATCATCATCGTTCTCTCCTTCTACTAAAATAGATAAACATGAAGAGATTTCATCAGTAGAAGCAACTCAAAGCTGATGCTGCAAGTGAGTAAAAAAACCAGCTGCCAGTGGCTTAGTCAGAATATCTGAAATTTGATGTATAGCCGGATCATAATGAACATCAACTTCACCAGCAGCCACCTTTTCGCGGACAAAACACAAGTCTAACTCCGCATGCTTCATCCGAGTATGTTGCACTGGATTGCTAGAGTGTGCAACGGCACTAGTTTTATCACACCAAATGATCGGAGGTTAAGCAACAAGTTGAATTCCTATCTCAGTCAACAATGATTTCAGCCAAGCTATTTCACACACAGTATTGGCAACACTTCGTAATTCAGCTTCTGTAGACGATCGTGCCACAACACTTTGTTTCTTGGAACTCCATGCAACTATGTTGTTACCAAGAAACATAGAATACCCAGCTGTAGAACGACAATCATCAATGTTGCTTCCCCAATCTGGGTCAGAGTAAGCTGTAATGTGTAAGGAGGGACAAGGTCAAAAGACAAGTCCATGTTGTAGGGTACCTTTGAGATAACAAACAATCCATTTTACCGCCTTCCAATGCTTGTCAAGTAACATTGCATGTAGTGACTAACCTTATTAACATTATAGGCAATATCAGGGCGTGTAAAGCAAATGTGTTGGAGAGTACCTGCTGTTTGTCGATAAAGAGTAATGTCAAGAAACGGATCTCCATCATAAGCCGTTAAAAGCGATGTAGTAACCATCGAAGTTGGTAACAGTGTGGCATAATTCAATTTGAGTTTATGCAAAAAATCTagaacatgtatatatttttactgAGAACTAGACTATCAGATGTGTGATGAACCTCCATGCCTAAAAAATAATTGAGTTTACCCAAATCCTTTAGCGAGAATCGCTCATGTAGAGCTTAGATGACGGAATCAACATCATGCAAGCTGCCACCTGTTACAATGATATTGTCAACATAAACTGCTAAATAAAGTTGACCAGCCTACTCCAAATCGTTAATGAATACTGAGGAATCAGCCTTGGAAGCTCGAAACCTGAGATACCCAACAAGAAACGAAGTCAGCTTCTCAAACTAAGCTCGTGGAGCTGGCTTGAGCCCATAGATGTACTTGTGTAGTCGACAGACCAGTGGAACACCACGCTCATCACATTGCTCAAAACCCGGAGGTTGATCCATATATACTTCTTCAGTAAGATCTCCCTTCAAGAAGGCATTATTAATATCAATTTGTCTGAGTTGCCAATTGTTGGTCAATGCCAAAGACACCAAGACACACATTGTAGGTTGCTTGATGACCGGACTAAATGTTTCtttaaaattaaaaccatttgcgaCGGGCTAACGACCCATTTGCATTTTTCTTTGTCTTAAAAATCCATTTGCAACCAACATTGGTTCTATTATTCGGAAGAGAAACCAAACTCCAAGTTCCATTGAAGATGAGTGCACAGGTTATGGCCCCTTGAGCCAGGGGTGCACCTACCACCATGCACAACACCAGCATACATGCAAATTAAATATTAGCTTTTTTTAGTGAAACAGGTTGCGAATGTCGTTCAATATATAAGAGGATTTAAACAAAAGTATGAGGTCAAAAAGATAGGCTTGAGCAAAAAAATAATCTCTCTTGAAATATGGGTCAAACTTAGATTTTAATATTCAAGGCTCTTGGTAAAAATATGTTTTCTACTTTTACAATTAATatgaatgttttttaaaaaataggctAAACTACACATGAGGTCATTtagtaactttttaaaattgagttacCAAAGTATAAAATTTCCAATAGTTTAGAAACATTAAATGTAATTTAAccataattttaaagaaaatgtaataattaaataaaaaagaaacttacctttaaaaacattgtttTTCACGCCATGCTTTCctcttttacttaaaaaaaaacattttcttcTTTGTTTACTCTTAGCCATctgaaaaccctaaaaatggccaGACTCCCACATGAAATGACCAGTGATATACTATGTCGATTAAGTGTAAAAGATCTTCTACGCTTCAGGAGCGTTTCAAAGCCATGGTGCCGTACGATCGACGACCCATATTTCATCAAACTCCACCTCTCCCATTCGCTCAAAACCAATACCAATCTCTCTCTTATTCTCAGTCACGGGGAGGACAACTTCTTCTCCGTCAACTGCGGCCTGTTCGAAACTACCCAAAGACTCAACCACCCATTCGGTGAACAAAGAAAAACCCTTCAAATATTGGGTTCTTGCAATGGTTTGCTGGCTCTAGTAGACGACAGGGATAGAATATTTCTATGGAACCCTTCAACTAGAAAATTCCAGGTATTACCTTTCAGTGAAATAGGGTTCTCATCTCCATCTTCAACTTATTATGGATTTGGGTACGACCCCATTTCTGATGACTTCAAATTGATTCGAATGGTCCAATCACATGGAAACAATGATGAATATTTTCATTCGGAAGCTAAGGTTTACAGCTTGAGGAGCAACTGTTGGAGAAGGATTAAGGATGTCTGCTTTTATCATAAGTTCAGTCGAGAATTTGGGTTTTTGGCTAACAACGCTTTACATTGGATGGTTTTTAAAACTCCCCAATCGCGTAATCAAGAGCTTGTTGGTTTTGATCTGGGGAGCGAGGAATTCCGTTTCCTTGAA is a window of Gossypium hirsutum isolate 1008001.06 chromosome D08, Gossypium_hirsutum_v2.1, whole genome shotgun sequence DNA encoding:
- the LOC121220056 gene encoding F-box protein CPR1 produces the protein MNSEYGVDIGGEAQRRTCFDELAEKKLVVMEGCSNHGSMSRLNMVKVRAMLYVKDLSRFKCISKFWCSWIEDQNFIKLHLSYSLKTNTNRSLILRHRRKCQVLPSAKIVFSPPPAFYSCSTYSGFGYDPVSDDYKLVLIVQLLGTYEEYLHSEAKVYSLRSNSWRTIKGFCFYFISERQLGVVANNVLHLLAFKIPESSKRSSVDLDVFAYKNPESSYKHLVGFDLRSEELSLVELPDFCLDGEANVDVKALGGYLCLTATHRDMFVSGDLWIMKEYGVKESWVKLISTTQLDFLPGSPFVVPLAFSKNGNKVLFHKKSCKGDMDSDSLVWYDLGSERVEKVGIEGLPRAYDVHLYVESFVPLNESVPRNYSRPIALEPREKRMAALEAREKRIFTSKSRFVNNSSRKAYFYGRR
- the LOC107926164 gene encoding F-box protein CPR1, whose translation is MATLSHDMTLDILRCLSVNDLLRFKCVSKFWCSWIEDPYFIKLHLSYSLKTNTNRSLIVRYCKYQFLSVNYDSPKTTRSLKQPLSEQKKYIQILGSCNGLLAVEDDDGRILLWNPTTRKYQVLPSTEIEFPSPPIRCSRSTYYGFGYDPVSDDYKLVRIVQLLGAKDEYFHSEAKVYSLRSNSWRRIKDFCFYFISYRQLGFLANNVLHLLAFKTPESSKKDLVGFDLRSEEFSLVELPDFCLDENIYFDVKAMGGYLCLSATYWELGDIVADVWIMKEYGVKESWVKLMSSTYPDLLLCSPSEVPLAFSKNGDKVLFHFKLNRDRRDSLVWYDLGSKRVEEVGIRGVPIVYDVDLYVESLVPLNLNPPRVRKKRTSTSKKKFCPERGKC
- the LOC107926165 gene encoding F-box protein CPR1, whose product is MARLPHEMTSDILCRLSVKDLLRFRSVSKPWCRTIDDPYFIKLHLSHSLKTNTNLSLILSHGEDNFFSVNCGLFETTQRLNHPFGEQRKTLQILGSCNGLLALVDDRDRIFLWNPSTRKFQVLPFSEIGFSSPSSTYYGFGYDPISDDFKLIRMVQSHGNNDEYFHSEAKVYSLRSNCWRRIKDVCFYHKFSREFGFLANNALHWMVFKTPQSRNQELVGFDLGSEEFRFLELPECRLDKVLWFHINAVGGDICLTSTYRETDNVVVDVWIMKEYGVKQSWFKLISWKEPHFMPWSTVALPLALAKDGGKVLFFIEYKWFNRGRRVDSFVWYDLRSQEVENVVIRDIPTSFEVNWYVDSLVPLNSNA